From Acidobacteriota bacterium, a single genomic window includes:
- a CDS encoding crotonase/enoyl-CoA hydratase family protein, giving the protein MSLRIEKNGPLTTVILDRREVRNAVDRPTAQALADAFREFEADSNALVGVLCGDHGTFCAGADLKAIATGTGNRLEPTGDGPMGPSRIVLSKPVIAAISGYAVAGGLELALWCDLRVMEADAVAGVFCRRWGVPLIDGGTVRLPRLIGLSRALDLILTGRPVLAEEALSLGLVNRVVPTGKAREAAEELAWQLAAFPQTCLRADRISAYESFDRPLEAAMAFEFENAKPVLQAETQAGAQRFAEGAGRHGAFDSKAPTKS; this is encoded by the coding sequence ATGTCTCTTCGAATTGAAAAAAATGGACCGTTGACGACTGTGATTTTAGATCGTCGCGAAGTCCGCAATGCGGTTGACCGCCCGACGGCTCAAGCCCTGGCTGATGCGTTCCGTGAATTTGAAGCTGATTCAAATGCCCTGGTTGGGGTGTTGTGCGGCGACCACGGAACGTTTTGCGCCGGAGCTGATTTAAAAGCGATTGCCACCGGAACCGGAAACCGGTTGGAACCGACCGGGGATGGACCAATGGGGCCCTCGCGAATCGTGCTTTCCAAACCTGTGATTGCTGCCATTTCGGGGTATGCCGTGGCTGGCGGACTCGAACTGGCCTTGTGGTGCGACCTTCGCGTGATGGAAGCCGATGCCGTGGCAGGTGTGTTTTGCCGTCGGTGGGGAGTTCCTCTCATTGACGGAGGTACGGTTCGACTTCCCCGATTGATTGGGCTGAGTCGTGCCCTGGATTTGATCCTGACCGGACGGCCAGTTCTGGCAGAAGAAGCATTGAGCCTGGGACTGGTCAATCGGGTCGTTCCGACAGGGAAAGCTCGCGAAGCCGCCGAGGAACTTGCCTGGCAACTCGCCGCCTTTCCACAAACCTGCCTGCGGGCAGATCGCATTTCCGCTTATGAAAGTTTTGACCGACCACTCGAAGCCGCCATGGCCTTTGAATTTGAGAATGCCAAACCTGTGTTACAGGCTGAAACCCAGGCCGGAGCCCAACGCTTTGCCGAAGGCGCCGGACGTCACGGCGCATTTGATTCCAAAGCACCAACAAAGTCTTGA
- a CDS encoding NUDIX domain-containing protein yields the protein MVKQPTPTWFFVLVVVRLGHRFLLVHERKHGQLWYLPAGRVEPGESLVKAAQRETLEEAGIPIEVDGVLRFEHSPSLEGSTRFRVIFTAHPVDDTPPKSTPDGDSLEAAWLTLEEIDQLPLRGEEVVNILRQVAYGTAIYPLTILTAEGQPFLNQTRKIN from the coding sequence ATGGTAAAACAACCGACCCCAACCTGGTTTTTTGTGTTGGTAGTGGTTCGACTCGGCCACCGGTTTTTACTGGTTCACGAACGCAAGCACGGCCAGTTATGGTACCTTCCGGCAGGACGGGTTGAGCCGGGTGAGTCCCTGGTGAAAGCCGCCCAACGCGAAACGCTTGAAGAAGCTGGAATTCCAATCGAAGTTGATGGTGTGCTGCGATTTGAGCACTCACCCTCGCTGGAAGGCAGCACCCGCTTCAGAGTGATTTTTACGGCGCATCCAGTTGATGACACTCCGCCGAAGAGCACTCCTGATGGAGACTCCCTCGAAGCTGCCTGGTTAACCCTGGAGGAAATTGATCAGCTTCCGTTGCGCGGCGAGGAAGTCGTAAACATTCTCCGACAGGTGGCTTACGGGACGGCGATTTATCCACTGACGATTCTTACTGCCGAAGGTCAGCCTTTTCTGAATCAAACCAGGAAGATCAATTAA